A stretch of Zootoca vivipara chromosome 13, rZooViv1.1, whole genome shotgun sequence DNA encodes these proteins:
- the LOC118095079 gene encoding zinc finger and SCAN domain-containing protein 16-like isoform X1, with protein MRRKMAAKRNMVAQYLQCPAPLEQRVQPPVKMEKEPDPMGSDALGISEGSVKTYRIVQVGTAGGGLRLVTPQQTRSERLETPQRWEIQGQQELPTPDLTPVQSPAWRNLQVPELTLTEDVETYLATFEDVAEACKWPKEQWVMRLMPALNGAALQAYNNLDPRESGDYGKVKAAILREDAVSLERQRQNFRHFRYQEAEGPREVCARLRGLCHRWLEPESRTKEQIVELLVLEQFLTILPEEMQDWVQEYRPKTCVQAVTLAEHFLLKQQEGERWDQQVLGPFVLEEAVSFPETEQVPLDTRQTTLCRDAKEEMNENATSLAGEEIQTKNEGGFLIQESIKKQRSRMLPTLQPAQFACQNADGQQPANKQDTLFPCPECGKNFSRKSTLTRHRRVHTGVKPHQCTECGKRFLHKFNLVNHMRTHLREEASRCSLCGKNAKWNSGQGGHDRKAGCCECAESFGLQFSAEQSMQEREEPFS; from the exons ATGAGGAGGAAAATGGCAGCCAAGCGGAATATGGTAGCCCAGTATCTCCAGTGTCCGGCACCACTGGAGCAAAGAGTGCAGCCGCCGGTGAAAATGGAGAAGGAGCCAGACCCAATGGGTTCTGACGCACTGGGGATATCAGAGGGTTCAGTAAAAACCTACCGTATTGTGCAGGTTGGGACAGCTGGAGGCGGCCTAAGGCTGGTAACACCTCAGCAGACCAGGAGCGAACGGCTGGAAACACCCCAGCGGTGGGAGATTCAGGGGCAACAGGAGTTGCCAACTCCAGATCTCACGCCAGTTCAGTCGCCGGCGTGGAGGAACCTACaagtgccagaactcacattGACTGAAGACGTTGAGACCTACCTGGCTACCTTTGAGGACGTGGCTGAGGCCTGCAAGTGGCCGAAGGAACAGTGGGTGATGCGGCTCATGCCCGCCCTCAACGGAGCCGCGCTCCAGGCCTACAATAACTTGGATCCCAGAGAGAGCGGGGATTATGGGAAAGTGAAGGCCGCCATCTTGCGAGAGGATGCCGTCAGTCTGGAGAGGCAGCGCCAGAACTTCAGGCACTTCCGCTACCAGGAGGCCGAGGGCCCTCGCGAGGTCTGCGCCCGCCTGCGGGGGCTCTGCCATCGCTGGCTGGAGCCAGAAAGCCGCACCAAGGAGCAGATTGTGGAGTTGTtggtcctggagcagttcctcACCATCCTGCCAGAGGAAATGCAGGACTGGGTTCAGGAATATCGCCCCAAGACCTGCGTTCAGGCCGTGACCCTGGCAGAGCATTTCCTGCTGAAGCAGCAGGAAGGCGAGAGGTGGGATCAGCAG GTGCTGGGGCCTTTTGTACTCGAGGAGGCTGTGAGCTTCCCAGAAACTGAGCAAGTGCCCTTGGACACCAGGCAGACGACGCTTTGCAGAGATGCCAAGGAGGAGATGAACGAAAATGCCACTTCATTGG CAGGTGAAGAGATCCAGACCAAAAACGAGGGGGGTTTTCTAAtacaggaaagtataaagaagcAAAGAAGCCGGATGCTCCCCACCTTGCAGCCAGCCCAGTTTGCCTGCCAGAACGCCGACGGCCAGCAGCCTGCGAATAAGCAAGACACGCTTTTCCCGTGCCCCGAATGCGGGAAGAACTTCTCTCGCAAATCCACCCTCACCAGGCACCGGAGGGTCCACACTGGGGTCAAGCCCCACCAGTGCACCGAATGCGGGAAAAGGTTCCTGCACAAGTTCAACCTGGTGAACCACATGAGAACCCACCTGCGGGAAGAAGCGAGCCGCTGTTCGCTTTGCGGGAAGAATGCAAAGTGGAATTCGGGCCAGGGGGGCCACGACAGGAAGGCTGGGTGTTGCGAATGTGCGGAAAGCTTTGGGCTGCAGTTCAGTGCAGAGCAGAGCATGCAGGAGAGAGAGGAGCCCTTCAGCTGA
- the LOC118095079 gene encoding zinc finger and SCAN domain-containing protein 16-like isoform X2 — protein MRRKMAAKRNMVAQYLQCPAPLEQRVQPPVKMEKEPDPMGSDALGISEGSVKTYRIVQVGTAGGGLRLVTPQQTRSERLETPQRWEIQGQQELPTPDLTPVQSPAWRNLQVPELTLTEDVETYLATFEDVAEACKWPKEQWVMRLMPALNGAALQAYNNLDPRESGDYGKVKAAILREDAVSLERQRQNFRHFRYQEAEGPREVCARLRGLCHRWLEPESRTKEQIVELLVLEQFLTILPEEMQDWVQEYRPKTCVQAVTLAEHFLLKQQEGERWDQQVLGPFVLEEAVSFPETEQVPLDTRQTTLCRDAKEEMNENATSLGEEIQTKNEGGFLIQESIKKQRSRMLPTLQPAQFACQNADGQQPANKQDTLFPCPECGKNFSRKSTLTRHRRVHTGVKPHQCTECGKRFLHKFNLVNHMRTHLREEASRCSLCGKNAKWNSGQGGHDRKAGCCECAESFGLQFSAEQSMQEREEPFS, from the exons ATGAGGAGGAAAATGGCAGCCAAGCGGAATATGGTAGCCCAGTATCTCCAGTGTCCGGCACCACTGGAGCAAAGAGTGCAGCCGCCGGTGAAAATGGAGAAGGAGCCAGACCCAATGGGTTCTGACGCACTGGGGATATCAGAGGGTTCAGTAAAAACCTACCGTATTGTGCAGGTTGGGACAGCTGGAGGCGGCCTAAGGCTGGTAACACCTCAGCAGACCAGGAGCGAACGGCTGGAAACACCCCAGCGGTGGGAGATTCAGGGGCAACAGGAGTTGCCAACTCCAGATCTCACGCCAGTTCAGTCGCCGGCGTGGAGGAACCTACaagtgccagaactcacattGACTGAAGACGTTGAGACCTACCTGGCTACCTTTGAGGACGTGGCTGAGGCCTGCAAGTGGCCGAAGGAACAGTGGGTGATGCGGCTCATGCCCGCCCTCAACGGAGCCGCGCTCCAGGCCTACAATAACTTGGATCCCAGAGAGAGCGGGGATTATGGGAAAGTGAAGGCCGCCATCTTGCGAGAGGATGCCGTCAGTCTGGAGAGGCAGCGCCAGAACTTCAGGCACTTCCGCTACCAGGAGGCCGAGGGCCCTCGCGAGGTCTGCGCCCGCCTGCGGGGGCTCTGCCATCGCTGGCTGGAGCCAGAAAGCCGCACCAAGGAGCAGATTGTGGAGTTGTtggtcctggagcagttcctcACCATCCTGCCAGAGGAAATGCAGGACTGGGTTCAGGAATATCGCCCCAAGACCTGCGTTCAGGCCGTGACCCTGGCAGAGCATTTCCTGCTGAAGCAGCAGGAAGGCGAGAGGTGGGATCAGCAG GTGCTGGGGCCTTTTGTACTCGAGGAGGCTGTGAGCTTCCCAGAAACTGAGCAAGTGCCCTTGGACACCAGGCAGACGACGCTTTGCAGAGATGCCAAGGAGGAGATGAACGAAAATGCCACTTCATTGG GTGAAGAGATCCAGACCAAAAACGAGGGGGGTTTTCTAAtacaggaaagtataaagaagcAAAGAAGCCGGATGCTCCCCACCTTGCAGCCAGCCCAGTTTGCCTGCCAGAACGCCGACGGCCAGCAGCCTGCGAATAAGCAAGACACGCTTTTCCCGTGCCCCGAATGCGGGAAGAACTTCTCTCGCAAATCCACCCTCACCAGGCACCGGAGGGTCCACACTGGGGTCAAGCCCCACCAGTGCACCGAATGCGGGAAAAGGTTCCTGCACAAGTTCAACCTGGTGAACCACATGAGAACCCACCTGCGGGAAGAAGCGAGCCGCTGTTCGCTTTGCGGGAAGAATGCAAAGTGGAATTCGGGCCAGGGGGGCCACGACAGGAAGGCTGGGTGTTGCGAATGTGCGGAAAGCTTTGGGCTGCAGTTCAGTGCAGAGCAGAGCATGCAGGAGAGAGAGGAGCCCTTCAGCTGA
- the ZSWIM9 gene encoding uncharacterized protein ZSWIM9 — MGDLGLGREFHTWHQFSTFFDDWCEKYKVLFIIASLKPLISLRQNPLHYQPSLAETLRFRFVRLICKHSGTYVGQSTVQRNRLSEKIDCPASITLRLGPKKDRLVVIEANLEHNHRLSELEFAHHFKRHQLRASLGLPIRITNSISKRFLAPDLIWNLEDYSKAKDKGMCDLLAVLDALFKADPGAKVKLVFQEDVAVLNSIFLATSRMRKLVQHFPARLFLERAACLDADFELYTVLCQDANGRGREVAYCLARQGLPDLLIFIVASLVQSAPDIKLRVKVVTVGAGVTGLDAVEEVLPCARVQICRLQVLEALYRRACELAVPKEDWIRNLLLNLANADSPRVYSQYLSDLEDVAPLSFLQYFLEHWHPHKGMWVECWAFEKNRECSFLDHLSSHRRKLLTALTPPMVLATCVQGLLDLQALHVETSAFNVAPVAELYHTACLPDSADLVAEELDLVPHAHYELKDTPEGYLLEGSTCSFLVSQDLATCSCSIYMAHQLPCRHIFAARLWVGEPLFDPCLLPTSPDRHQDCTSQEEC, encoded by the exons ATGGGGGACCTCGGCCTGGGCCGGGAGTTTCACACCTGGCACCAGTTCAGCACGTTCTTCGACGACTGGTGCGAAAAGTACAAAGTGCTCTTCATCATTGCCAGCCTGAAGCCACTGATCTCACTGCGCCAGAACCCGCTGCACTATCAACCCAGCCTCGCCGAGACACTCCGCTTCCGTTTTGTGCGTCTCATCTGCAAGCACAGTGGGACCTATGTGGGGCAGAGCACGGTGCAACGCAACCGCCT CAGTGAGAAGATCGACTGCCCAGCCTCCATCACTCTGCGCCTGGGCCCCAAGAAGGACCGCTTGGTGGTGATTGAGGCCAACCTGGAGCACAACCACCGCCTGTCGGAGCTGGAGTTTGCCCATCACTTCAAGCGGCACCAGCTGAGGGCCAGCCTAGGGCTGCCCATCCGCATCACCAACAGCATCTCCAAGCGCTTTCTGGCACCTGACCTTATCTGGAACCTGGAGGATTACAGCAAAGCCAAAGACAAGGGCATGTGCGACCTCCTAGCTGTTCTGGATGCTCTCTTCAAGGCAGATCCAGGGGCCAAAGTCAAACTTGTATTCCAGGAGGATGTGGCTGTCCTCAACAGCATCTTCCTGGCCACATCGCGCATGCGCAAGCTTGTGCAACATTTCCCAGCTCGCCTCTTCCTGGAGCGCGCTGCCTGCCTTGATGCGGACTTTGAGCTCTACACCGTGCTTTGCCAAGATGCCAATGGGCGCGGGCGTGAGGTGGCCTACTGCCTGGCACGCCAGGGGCTGCCCGACCTCCTTATATTCATTGTGGCTTCGCTGGTGCAGAGTGCCCCGGACATCAAGTTGAGGGTGAAGGTGGTCACAGTAGGGGCTGGGGTGACAGGGCTGGACGCTGTGGAGGAGGTCCTGCCATGTGCCCGGGTGCAGATCTGCCGCCTGCAGGTTTTGGAGGCTCTCTACCGCAGAGCTTGCGAGCTGGCTGTGCCAAAGGAGGACTGGATCCGCAACCTGTTGCTCAACCTGGCAAATGCTGACTCGCCACGGGTCTACAGCCAGTACCTGAGCGACCTGGAAGATGTCGCCCCGCTCTCCTTTTTGCAGTACTTCCTGGAGCACTGGCACCCTCACAAAGGCATGTGGGTAGAGTGCTGGGCCTTTGAGAAGAACCGGGAATGCTCCTTCCTCGACCACCTTAGCAGTCACCGCCGTAAGCTGCTGACAGCACTCACCCCTCCTATGGTGTTGGCCACCTGCGTTCAGGGCCTGCTAGATCTCCAAGCCCTGCATGTGGAGACCTCGGCGTTCAACGTAGCACCTGTGGCTGAGCTGTACCACACCGCCTGCCTGCCCGACAGCGCTGATCTGGTGGCCGAGGAACTGGACCTGGTGCCCCACGCGCACTATGAACTCAAGGACACGCCTGAGGGCTACCTCTTGGAGGGAAGCACCTGCTCTTTCCTGGTGAGCCAGGACCTGGCCACTTGCAGCTGTTCCATCTACATGGCTCACCAGCTGCCCTGCCGGCACATCTTTGCCGCACGCCTTTGGGTTGGAGAGCCTCTCTTTGACCCCTGTCTGCTTCCCACCTCACCAGATAGGCATCAAGACTGCACCAGCCAGGAGGAATGCTAG
- the LIG1 gene encoding DNA ligase 1 isoform X2, producing the protein MQSTIRSFFQPLAQTKTGKEAAEKNNLEEEPAPKRKLVDSEPQVPVNGTTHHANSPVNTATPKTTSDLKSEEDSGKPKQKDTEADNNKQVSDCVPEQKIPVQSTSQSTSPARKQLPKRKAEEEVSNHDSIQLDVCTKRWKGDDVDGEGTKGEPDEGSIKTEEVKDYNSEQVQVKVERDAEEETTPAPPKPSSKPISNFFARKQLPKRKAEEEVSNHDSIQLDVCTKRWKGDDVDGEGTKGEPDEGSIKTEEVKDYNSEQVQVKVERDAEEETTPAPLKPSSKPISNFFAPWKASMKTEKKEAPVIGGNMPAPKSLNEVNGHESNSKADCSAKPSLTLEPTNYNPMKGNYHPINDACWGPGQRVPYLAVARTFEKIEEESARLKIIETLSNLFRSVIALSPEDLLPCVYLCLNQLGPAYEGLELGIGKTILMKALAQATGRNLDQIKAEAAEKGDLGLVAESSRSTQGTMFAPPKLGAASVFGKLQAIGRMTGSSSMNKKIDIIKTLFVACRYSEARYVARSLEGKLRIGLAEQSVLSALAQAASLTPPGQKFPPEVVDASKGKSAEVRKNWLDERALIVKQAFCELPNYDTIVPVLLEHGVESLPHHCKITPGIPLKPMLAHPTKGIGEVLKRFEEAAFTCEYKYDGERAQIHILENGEVHIYSRNQENNTTKYPDIVSRIPKVKKSTVQSCILDAEAVAWDPNSKQIQPFQVLTTRKRKDVEATEIRVQVCVYAFDMLFLNGQSLVRKPLSERRALLHDSFNEVEGQFLFATSMDTSNTDEIADFLERSVKDSCEGLMVKTLEVDATYEIAKRSHNWLKLKKDYLEGVGDTLDLVVIGAYLGKGKRAGIYGGFLLACYDEDSEEFQSICKIGTGFTDDNLEEFHTSLKDHVIPQPRPYYRWGGTAEPDHWLEAQHVWEVKCADLSISPVHKAATGLVDEEKGISLRFPRFRRIRDDKKPEEATTSTQVAELYRMQQQIQNQQSVEKGDDDFY; encoded by the exons ATGCAAAGCACTATAAG ATCATTCTTCCAGCCCCTGGCACAAACAAAGACTGGAAAAGAAGCAGCAGAGAAGAATAACCTGGAAGAGGAGCCTGCCCCCAAAAG GAAACTTGTAGATTCTGAACCACAGGTACCGGTAAATGGTACAACACACCATGCAAATTCCCCAGTGAATACTGCAACCCCAAAAACCACCTCTGACCTTAAAAGTGAAGAAGATTCTGGGAAACCAAAACAAAAGGATACAGAGGCAGATAATAACAAGCAG GTTTCTGACTGTGTtcctgagcaaaagattcctgtgcaGAGCACCTCACAAAGCACCAGCCCAG CCCGCAAGCAGCTCCCTAAACGTAAAGCAGAGGAAGAAGTCAGTAACCATGATAGCATTCAGCTGGACGTTTGTACCAAAAGATGGAAAGGAGATGATGTGGATGGAGAGG GCACAAAAGGGGAGCCAGATGAGGGGTCCATCAAGACAGAAGAAGTGAAAGATTATAATTCAGAACAGGTGCAGGTAAAAGTTGAGAGAGATGCAGAGGAAGAGACAACACCAGCACCCCCTAAGCCATCCAGCAAGCCCATCTCTAATTTTTTTG CCCGCAAGCAGCTCCCTAAACGTAAAGCAGAGGAAGAAGTCAGTAACCATGATAGCATTCAGCTGGACGTTTGTACCAAAAGATGGAAAGGAGATGATGTGGATGGAGAGG GCACAAAAGGGGAGCCAGATGAGGGGTCCATTAAGACAGAAGAAGTGAAAGATTATAATTCAGAACAAGTGCAGGTAAAAGTTGAGAGAGATGCAGAGGAAGAGACAACACCAGCACCCCTTAAGCCATCCAGCAAGCCCATCTCTAATTTTTTTG CCCCTTGGAAAGCCTCTATGAAGACAGAGAAAAAAGAAGCACCGGTGATAGGAGGAAACATGCCTGCACCAAAGAGCCTTAATGAAGTTAATGGCCATGAATCTAATAGCAAAGCTGACTG TTCTGCCAAGCCATCTCTTACACTTGAGCCTACAAATTACAACCCAATGAAGGGAAACTATCATCCTATAAACGATGCTTGTTGGGGCCCTGGCCAGAG GGTGCCATACCTGGCAGTGGCTCGTACCTTTGAGAAGATTGAGGAGGAATCTGCCCG GTTGAAAATTATAGAGACCCTGAGCAATCTTTTCCGCTCTGTGATTGCTCTGTCTCCAGAAGACTTGCTGCCCTGTGTCTACCTCTGTCTCAACCAGTTAGGCCCAGCATATGAGGGCCTAGAGTTGGGCATTGGTAAAACCATCCTCATGAAAGCTTTGGCTCAGGCCACAG GTCGTAATTTGGACCAGATcaaggcagaagcagcagaaaaggGAGACCTGGGTTTGGTTGCTGAGAGTAGCCGCAGTACACAGGGTACCATGTTTGCCCCACCCAAGCTTGGTGCTGCTTCTGTCTTTGGCAAACTTCAGGCTATTGGGCGCATGACAGGAAGCTCT TCAATGAACAAGAAGATTGACATTATCAAGACTTTGTTTGTTGCTTGTCGCTATTCAGAGGCTCGCTATGTTGCTCG GTCACTAGAAGGAAAACTGAGAATTGGGTTAGCAGAACAGTCTGTCCTGTCTGCTCTGGCCCAGGCAGCATCACTCACTCCTCCAGGACAAA AATTTCCCCCAGAAGTTGTGGATGCTTCAAAGGGCAAGTCTGCAGAAGTGCGCAAAAACTGGTTGGACGAGAGAGCATTGATTGTTAAACAGGCCTTCTG TGAGCTGCCAAATTATGATACCATTGTGCCTGTCCTTCTGGAACATGGTGTGGAGAGTCTGCCTCATCACTGCAAGATCACACCGG GGATTCCACTGAAGCCCATGCTGGCTCACCCAACAAAGGGAATTGGGGAAGTATTAAAGCGATTTGAAGAGGCAGCTTTCACCTGTGAATACAAATATGATGGGGAGCGAGCACAG ATACACATCCTGGAGAATGGAGAAGTGCACATCTATAGCCGGAACCAAGAGAACAACACAACAAAGTACCCTGACATTGTCAGCCGTATCCCCAAG GTAAAAAAGAGCACTGTGCAATCATGCATCTTGGATGCGGAAGCTGTGGCCTGGGATCCCAATTCCAAACAGATCCAGCCATTCCAGGTACTCACCACCCGCAAGCGCAAG GATGTAGAGGCCACAGAGATCCGAGTGCAGGTTTGTGTGTATGCATTCGACATGCTCTTCCTTAATGGACAG TCTCTAGTCCGGAAACCCCTATCTGAGCGCCGGGCTTTGCTTCATGATTCCTTCAATGAAGTTGAAGGCCAGTTCCTGTTTGCAACCTCCATGGACACTAGTAACACTGACGAGATAGCAGACTTCCTGGAACGCTCCGTCAAAG ACTCATGCGAAGGGCTAATGGTGAAAACCCTGGAAGTGGATGCCACATATGAAATTGCAAAAAGATCTCACAACTGGCTGAAG CTTAAGAAAGATTATCTGGAGGGTGTTGGCGACACCTTGGACCTTGTGGTGATCGGTGCCTATCTGGGCAAGGGCAAACGTGCAGGCATATATGGTGGTTTCCTCTTGGCCTGCTATGATGAGGATAGCGAGGAGTTCCAGAGCATCTGCAAG ATTGGCACTGGATTCACAGATGACAACCTAGAAGAATTCCACACCTCTCTCAAG GACCATGTGATTCCACAGCCACGACCCTACTACCGCTGGGGTGGAACAGCTGAGCCTGACCACTGGCTAGAGGCTCAGCATGTCTGGGAGGTGAAGTGTGCTGACTTATCCATTTCTCCAGTCCACAAAGCAGCAACTGGTTTG GTTGATGAAGAAAAGGGCATCTCCCTCCGCTTTCCCAGATTCCGACGCATCCGAGATGATAAGAAACCAGAGGAAGCCACTACCAGTACTCAG GTGGCTGAGTTGTACCGGATGCAGCAGCAGATTCAGAATCAGCAATCAGTGGAAAAAGGAGATGATGATTTCTACTAA
- the LIG1 gene encoding DNA ligase 1 isoform X1 gives MQSTIRSFFQPLAQTKTGKEAAEKNNLEEEPAPKRKLVDSEPQVPVNGTTHHANSPVNTATPKTTSDLKSEEDSGKPKQKDTEADNNKQVSDCVPEQKIPVQSTSQSTSPGTSNSPSPTYIPRRRTARKQLPKRKAEEEVSNHDSIQLDVCTKRWKGDDVDGEGTKGEPDEGSIKTEEVKDYNSEQVQVKVERDAEEETTPAPPKPSSKPISNFFARKQLPKRKAEEEVSNHDSIQLDVCTKRWKGDDVDGEGTKGEPDEGSIKTEEVKDYNSEQVQVKVERDAEEETTPAPLKPSSKPISNFFAPWKASMKTEKKEAPVIGGNMPAPKSLNEVNGHESNSKADCSAKPSLTLEPTNYNPMKGNYHPINDACWGPGQRVPYLAVARTFEKIEEESARLKIIETLSNLFRSVIALSPEDLLPCVYLCLNQLGPAYEGLELGIGKTILMKALAQATGRNLDQIKAEAAEKGDLGLVAESSRSTQGTMFAPPKLGAASVFGKLQAIGRMTGSSSMNKKIDIIKTLFVACRYSEARYVARSLEGKLRIGLAEQSVLSALAQAASLTPPGQKFPPEVVDASKGKSAEVRKNWLDERALIVKQAFCELPNYDTIVPVLLEHGVESLPHHCKITPGIPLKPMLAHPTKGIGEVLKRFEEAAFTCEYKYDGERAQIHILENGEVHIYSRNQENNTTKYPDIVSRIPKVKKSTVQSCILDAEAVAWDPNSKQIQPFQVLTTRKRKDVEATEIRVQVCVYAFDMLFLNGQSLVRKPLSERRALLHDSFNEVEGQFLFATSMDTSNTDEIADFLERSVKDSCEGLMVKTLEVDATYEIAKRSHNWLKLKKDYLEGVGDTLDLVVIGAYLGKGKRAGIYGGFLLACYDEDSEEFQSICKIGTGFTDDNLEEFHTSLKDHVIPQPRPYYRWGGTAEPDHWLEAQHVWEVKCADLSISPVHKAATGLVDEEKGISLRFPRFRRIRDDKKPEEATTSTQVAELYRMQQQIQNQQSVEKGDDDFY, from the exons ATGCAAAGCACTATAAG ATCATTCTTCCAGCCCCTGGCACAAACAAAGACTGGAAAAGAAGCAGCAGAGAAGAATAACCTGGAAGAGGAGCCTGCCCCCAAAAG GAAACTTGTAGATTCTGAACCACAGGTACCGGTAAATGGTACAACACACCATGCAAATTCCCCAGTGAATACTGCAACCCCAAAAACCACCTCTGACCTTAAAAGTGAAGAAGATTCTGGGAAACCAAAACAAAAGGATACAGAGGCAGATAATAACAAGCAG GTTTCTGACTGTGTtcctgagcaaaagattcctgtgcaGAGCACCTCACAAAGCACCAGCCCAGGTACCTCTAATTCACCCTCACCCACCTACATTCCCCGGCGCAGAACAG CCCGCAAGCAGCTCCCTAAACGTAAAGCAGAGGAAGAAGTCAGTAACCATGATAGCATTCAGCTGGACGTTTGTACCAAAAGATGGAAAGGAGATGATGTGGATGGAGAGG GCACAAAAGGGGAGCCAGATGAGGGGTCCATCAAGACAGAAGAAGTGAAAGATTATAATTCAGAACAGGTGCAGGTAAAAGTTGAGAGAGATGCAGAGGAAGAGACAACACCAGCACCCCCTAAGCCATCCAGCAAGCCCATCTCTAATTTTTTTG CCCGCAAGCAGCTCCCTAAACGTAAAGCAGAGGAAGAAGTCAGTAACCATGATAGCATTCAGCTGGACGTTTGTACCAAAAGATGGAAAGGAGATGATGTGGATGGAGAGG GCACAAAAGGGGAGCCAGATGAGGGGTCCATTAAGACAGAAGAAGTGAAAGATTATAATTCAGAACAAGTGCAGGTAAAAGTTGAGAGAGATGCAGAGGAAGAGACAACACCAGCACCCCTTAAGCCATCCAGCAAGCCCATCTCTAATTTTTTTG CCCCTTGGAAAGCCTCTATGAAGACAGAGAAAAAAGAAGCACCGGTGATAGGAGGAAACATGCCTGCACCAAAGAGCCTTAATGAAGTTAATGGCCATGAATCTAATAGCAAAGCTGACTG TTCTGCCAAGCCATCTCTTACACTTGAGCCTACAAATTACAACCCAATGAAGGGAAACTATCATCCTATAAACGATGCTTGTTGGGGCCCTGGCCAGAG GGTGCCATACCTGGCAGTGGCTCGTACCTTTGAGAAGATTGAGGAGGAATCTGCCCG GTTGAAAATTATAGAGACCCTGAGCAATCTTTTCCGCTCTGTGATTGCTCTGTCTCCAGAAGACTTGCTGCCCTGTGTCTACCTCTGTCTCAACCAGTTAGGCCCAGCATATGAGGGCCTAGAGTTGGGCATTGGTAAAACCATCCTCATGAAAGCTTTGGCTCAGGCCACAG GTCGTAATTTGGACCAGATcaaggcagaagcagcagaaaaggGAGACCTGGGTTTGGTTGCTGAGAGTAGCCGCAGTACACAGGGTACCATGTTTGCCCCACCCAAGCTTGGTGCTGCTTCTGTCTTTGGCAAACTTCAGGCTATTGGGCGCATGACAGGAAGCTCT TCAATGAACAAGAAGATTGACATTATCAAGACTTTGTTTGTTGCTTGTCGCTATTCAGAGGCTCGCTATGTTGCTCG GTCACTAGAAGGAAAACTGAGAATTGGGTTAGCAGAACAGTCTGTCCTGTCTGCTCTGGCCCAGGCAGCATCACTCACTCCTCCAGGACAAA AATTTCCCCCAGAAGTTGTGGATGCTTCAAAGGGCAAGTCTGCAGAAGTGCGCAAAAACTGGTTGGACGAGAGAGCATTGATTGTTAAACAGGCCTTCTG TGAGCTGCCAAATTATGATACCATTGTGCCTGTCCTTCTGGAACATGGTGTGGAGAGTCTGCCTCATCACTGCAAGATCACACCGG GGATTCCACTGAAGCCCATGCTGGCTCACCCAACAAAGGGAATTGGGGAAGTATTAAAGCGATTTGAAGAGGCAGCTTTCACCTGTGAATACAAATATGATGGGGAGCGAGCACAG ATACACATCCTGGAGAATGGAGAAGTGCACATCTATAGCCGGAACCAAGAGAACAACACAACAAAGTACCCTGACATTGTCAGCCGTATCCCCAAG GTAAAAAAGAGCACTGTGCAATCATGCATCTTGGATGCGGAAGCTGTGGCCTGGGATCCCAATTCCAAACAGATCCAGCCATTCCAGGTACTCACCACCCGCAAGCGCAAG GATGTAGAGGCCACAGAGATCCGAGTGCAGGTTTGTGTGTATGCATTCGACATGCTCTTCCTTAATGGACAG TCTCTAGTCCGGAAACCCCTATCTGAGCGCCGGGCTTTGCTTCATGATTCCTTCAATGAAGTTGAAGGCCAGTTCCTGTTTGCAACCTCCATGGACACTAGTAACACTGACGAGATAGCAGACTTCCTGGAACGCTCCGTCAAAG ACTCATGCGAAGGGCTAATGGTGAAAACCCTGGAAGTGGATGCCACATATGAAATTGCAAAAAGATCTCACAACTGGCTGAAG CTTAAGAAAGATTATCTGGAGGGTGTTGGCGACACCTTGGACCTTGTGGTGATCGGTGCCTATCTGGGCAAGGGCAAACGTGCAGGCATATATGGTGGTTTCCTCTTGGCCTGCTATGATGAGGATAGCGAGGAGTTCCAGAGCATCTGCAAG ATTGGCACTGGATTCACAGATGACAACCTAGAAGAATTCCACACCTCTCTCAAG GACCATGTGATTCCACAGCCACGACCCTACTACCGCTGGGGTGGAACAGCTGAGCCTGACCACTGGCTAGAGGCTCAGCATGTCTGGGAGGTGAAGTGTGCTGACTTATCCATTTCTCCAGTCCACAAAGCAGCAACTGGTTTG GTTGATGAAGAAAAGGGCATCTCCCTCCGCTTTCCCAGATTCCGACGCATCCGAGATGATAAGAAACCAGAGGAAGCCACTACCAGTACTCAG GTGGCTGAGTTGTACCGGATGCAGCAGCAGATTCAGAATCAGCAATCAGTGGAAAAAGGAGATGATGATTTCTACTAA